The Phaeocystidibacter marisrubri genomic interval AACGCATAAATAGGGTCGTGATACTTACGTTGTAACCCCAAGATACCCAAGGTAAAAGAAGTACTGTAACGATGTGTTACTAGGCGGCTAGCGCGAAAGGACAATTGGTCGAACAGAGCTTTCATGCGGTTACTTTTAGTTGATCTTTTACAATTTCTCCAGCCACGACACGACCAGAGATCAAGGAAGGTGGCACACCAGGACCAGGCGTTGTTAATTGCCCTGTATAGTACAGATTTGGAACCACTGGGCTCTTCATCTTTGGCTTTAAGATAGCGGTTTGATCCAGCGTATTGGCTAAACCATAAGCATTTCCCTTAAATGCGTGGTAATCTTTTACAAAATCCGAATGGGCATAATCTCTTTTAAAGACAATATGTGGACGTAAGTCTTGTCCAGTTCTTGTCTCTATTCGGTTCATCACCTCTTCAAAGTAAACCTCCATGATATCGGACGTTTCTTTCATTCCCGGGGCAATGGGAATCAAGATAAAAAGATTCTCACCGTCGGATGGCGCTACAGTTTCATCCGTTTTAGATGCCAAGCAAGTGTAGAACAGGGGGTGATTAGGCCATTCAGGTTTTTCATAAATGGCAGAAGCATGAACATCAAATGGACTGTCAAAAAACAAGTTGTGATGAAGAAGCTCATCTACTTTGGTATCCAATCCAACATAATATATGATGGAAGATGGAGCTAGTTTTCTAGAATCCCAATACTTCTCATCGTATTGTCTCGATTCTTTTCGGAGAACGTTTTGTTCAATGTGATGGTAATCGCCTGCAGCAACAAAGACATCCGCTCTATAATTCGCGTTGGCCGTAATCACTTCTGAAATACGAGTTCCTTCATAATGAAAACTCAGAACTTCTTCATTGCATTTGAATTGAACCCCATTCTCCTCAGCTAAGCTCACCATAGCCTCAACAATCTTATGCATACCACCTTTGGGATACCAAGTTCCCAATTGCATATCTGCATAATTCATTAAGCTATATAAAGCTGGAGTATTCTTGGGAAGAGCACCTAAGAAAAGAATGGGAAACTCCAGTAATTGGATGAGTCGTTGATCTTTGAAATGTCTACGAATGTAAGACTTCATCGACGAGAGCAGATTCATTTGAACCAGTCCTTTGACCACTCTCATATCGGCAAACTCCATGAGGGATCTACCCGGTTTGTAGACCAGTTCCTGAATACCTACTTCATACTTGAATGCCGCTTCCTTGAGGAACTTCTTCAATTTATCGCCACTCCCCTTCTCTATTTTGTCAAACAACTTGAACAGCGCGTTTGTATCCGCTGGCATATCAACTGCCTCTTTCTCGAAATAAACGCGGTAAGACGGGTCTAGACGGACTAATTCATAATAATCAGACACTTTCTTGCCAAAGTGGTTGAAATAGTCCTCAAACACATCAGGCATCCAGTACCAACTTGGTCCCATATCAAAGGTAAAACCTGAATCAGAGAATTTTCGAGCTCTCCCTCCTGGGGTGGAATTCTTTTCCAACACCGTAACAGAATATCCTTTAGCGGCAAGAGAAGTAGCAGCCGCCATACCGGCGAAACCGCTTCCAATAACAACGGCGGTGGGTTTTGACATAGTGCTGATTAAATTCGGTAATCCTTGAGACGATCCATCATTTTCTTGCGGGCCAAGAAGATTCTACTCTTCACTGTACCCAATGGGATTTCCAAAATTTCGGCAATTTCTTCGTATTTGTAACCATTATAGTGCATCATAAATGCTTCCAAGTAGTTTTTATCAATGGATTCTACTTGTCGCATGATGTACTCATGATCTACGAGACTGTCCGTATCCACGGTTTTGGCTGATTCACCTGAATTGATGAAATAGCGATTCTCCGTATCGTCTACGAATGTGTTTTGATTCTTCTTCTTGCGATAATTGTTGATGAAGGTGTTCTTCATTATCGTGTACAACCAACCCTTGAGGTTCGTTCCAGCACGATACTTATCCTGATTCTTTATGGCTTTATAGAAAGTCTCCTGAATCAGGTCATCAGCGTCATCTCCTCTCTTCGTCAACTTCAATGCAAGTTGCTTTAGAAAAGAATGATGTTGGTTGATAAGGTTCCCGAATTCGGCGTTTGACATCTTAGTAGTTTTGTTTAACTATTTGAAATCAAAGTTAAACATTTTGTTTCAACATTGATTAAAAATGATCAAAAGATTTCCTCAAGGTTCAGAATGCGCTTAAACACTGAGTTTTTCGAAA includes:
- a CDS encoding phytoene desaturase family protein; protein product: MSKPTAVVIGSGFAGMAAATSLAAKGYSVTVLEKNSTPGGRARKFSDSGFTFDMGPSWYWMPDVFEDYFNHFGKKVSDYYELVRLDPSYRVYFEKEAVDMPADTNALFKLFDKIEKGSGDKLKKFLKEAAFKYEVGIQELVYKPGRSLMEFADMRVVKGLVQMNLLSSMKSYIRRHFKDQRLIQLLEFPILFLGALPKNTPALYSLMNYADMQLGTWYPKGGMHKIVEAMVSLAEENGVQFKCNEEVLSFHYEGTRISEVITANANYRADVFVAAGDYHHIEQNVLRKESRQYDEKYWDSRKLAPSSIIYYVGLDTKVDELLHHNLFFDSPFDVHASAIYEKPEWPNHPLFYTCLASKTDETVAPSDGENLFILIPIAPGMKETSDIMEVYFEEVMNRIETRTGQDLRPHIVFKRDYAHSDFVKDYHAFKGNAYGLANTLDQTAILKPKMKSPVVPNLYYTGQLTTPGPGVPPSLISGRVVAGEIVKDQLKVTA
- a CDS encoding RNA polymerase sigma factor, yielding MSNAEFGNLINQHHSFLKQLALKLTKRGDDADDLIQETFYKAIKNQDKYRAGTNLKGWLYTIMKNTFINNYRKKKNQNTFVDDTENRYFINSGESAKTVDTDSLVDHEYIMRQVESIDKNYLEAFMMHYNGYKYEEIAEILEIPLGTVKSRIFLARKKMMDRLKDYRI